Proteins from a genomic interval of Medicago truncatula cultivar Jemalong A17 chromosome 3, MtrunA17r5.0-ANR, whole genome shotgun sequence:
- the LOC25491018 gene encoding peroxidase 4 translates to MAHSPNSYIALVLVFLLIGTSSAQLSENFYSKKCPKVFKTVQSVVKTAVAKENRIGASLLRLHFHDCFVDGCDGSILLDDTSSFKGEKTAGPNNNSVRGYEVIDAIKSKVEAICPGVVSCADIVAITARDSVVILGGPFWKVKVGRRDSKTANFTAANTGVIPAPTSNLTTLISTFKAQGLSVKDMVALSGAHTIGRARCTSFRGHIYNDSNIDSTFAKIRQKNCPRTTGSGDNNLANLDLRTPTHFDNNYYKNLIIKRGLLHSDQVLFNGGTTDSLVKTYSQNGKVFDSDFVAAMIKMGDNKPLTGKQGEIRKNCRRLN, encoded by the exons ATGGCACATTCTCCTAATTCTTATATTGCATTGGTTTTGGTCTTCCTTCTTATAGGGACCTCTTCAGCTCAACTTTCTGAGAACTTTTATTCTAAGAAATGTCCTAAAGTTTTTAAAACAGTGCAGTCTGTTGTTAAAACAGCGGTTGCCAAAGAAAATCGCATCGGAGCATCTCTCCTTCGCCTCCACTTCCACGACTGCTTTGTTGAT ggTTGTGATGGGTCAATACTACTTGATGACACTTCATCCTTCAAAGGAGAAAAAACTGCAGGTCCTAACAACAATTCTGTGAGAGGTTATGAAGTAATTGATGCTATAAAATCTAAGGTGGAAGCAATATGCCCCGGTGTTGTCTCATGTGCTGATATAGTGGCCATTACTGCTCGTGATTCTGTTGTGATT CTTGGAGGTCCATTTTGGAAGGTAAAAGTTGGGAGAAGAGATTCAAAGACAGCTAATTTCACTGCTGCAAACACTGGGGTGATTCCAGCTCCTACATCTAACCTAACTACCCTTATCTCAACTTTTAAAGCTCAAGGACTTTCTGTCAAGGACATGGTTGCTTTATCTg GAGCTCACACAATAGGGAGAGCAAGGTGTACAAGTTTCAGAGGCCACATATACAACGATAGCAACATTGACAGTACATTTGCAAAGATAAGGCAAAAGAACTGCCCTAGAACAACTGGCTCAGGAGACAACAATCTAGCAAATCTAGACTTGAGAACTCCAACTCATTTTGACAACAATTACTACAAGAATCTCATTATCAAAAGAGGACTACTTCATTCTGATCAAGTACTCTTCAATGGTGGAACCACTGATTCACTTGTTAAAACTTATAGCCAGAATGGAAAGGTTTTTGATTCTGATTTTGTAGCTGCAATGATTAAGATGGGAGATAATAAGCCTTTAACTGGGAAACAAGGGGAGATTAGGAAGAATTGTAGGAGGTTGAATTAG